Proteins encoded by one window of Nitrospirota bacterium:
- a CDS encoding 4Fe-4S binding protein, with amino-acid sequence MPVIIHTDKCNECNGSSNPPCVRMCPGDLWMKDPKTGKIVMRNASDCWDCLPCVKVCPQEAIEFRLSYQLGFQTARLLPHIHNTRDFITWELIDTNGVTDKFTIRTKVLPVELDESIEGVTPAEYSI; translated from the coding sequence ATGCCGGTAATAATACATACGGACAAATGCAATGAATGCAATGGGTCATCTAACCCCCCATGCGTAAGGATGTGCCCTGGCGACCTTTGGATGAAGGACCCCAAGACAGGTAAGATAGTTATGAGAAATGCTTCAGACTGCTGGGACTGCCTGCCATGTGTAAAGGTCTGCCCGCAGGAGGCAATTGAATTCAGGCTCTCTTATCAGCTCGGATTTCAGACTGCAAGGCTGCTTCCCCACATACATAATACAAGGGATTTTATTACATGGGAACTTATTGATACAAATGGTGTTACCGACAAATTCACCATAAGGACCAAGGTACTCCCGGTCGAACTTGATGAGAGCATAGAAGGAGTTACACCGGCAGAGTACTCGATATAA